In a genomic window of Halalkalibacillus sediminis:
- a CDS encoding ABC transporter ATP-binding protein: protein MIQLNHIHKHYGPRVALDDVNLHISNGICFGLIGPNGAGKSTLMKILSCILEDFEGEALVSDQPLRENRDSIKKKLGYVPQEICLEEKLTAIDNLSFFGRIYGLKGNDLKHAMDKVMKKVGLYDRRKDLVSSFSGGMKRRMNIACALLHNPKIIILDEPTVGVDPQSRNYIFDIIKDLKKEGKTVLYSSHYMEEVENLCDEIALIDSGNIVEYGSIREILKKHATPSIFVQSEGIKKKDLVTFGEVTEVKDGFVVETEEPLKVMDDLASIFIEKNISVERLEISKRSLEDIFLTLTGTSLRD from the coding sequence TTGATTCAGCTTAACCATATTCACAAGCATTACGGACCAAGGGTTGCTCTTGATGACGTGAATCTACATATCAGTAATGGTATTTGTTTTGGGCTAATTGGACCAAATGGAGCAGGCAAATCAACATTGATGAAGATTTTGTCCTGTATTTTAGAAGATTTTGAGGGTGAGGCTCTTGTGTCTGACCAACCTTTGAGAGAAAACCGTGATTCTATCAAGAAAAAACTAGGCTATGTACCACAGGAGATTTGTCTAGAAGAAAAATTGACTGCGATCGATAACCTTTCGTTCTTTGGTAGAATTTATGGCCTTAAAGGAAATGACTTAAAGCATGCGATGGACAAGGTAATGAAAAAAGTCGGACTGTATGACCGTCGCAAAGATTTAGTCTCTTCTTTTTCAGGTGGGATGAAACGGAGGATGAATATCGCTTGTGCATTACTTCATAACCCGAAAATCATCATACTGGATGAGCCTACAGTTGGCGTAGACCCTCAATCTAGAAATTATATCTTTGATATTATAAAAGATTTAAAAAAAGAAGGAAAGACTGTGCTTTATTCAAGTCACTACATGGAAGAAGTAGAGAATCTTTGTGATGAAATCGCTTTGATAGATAGCGGGAATATCGTCGAGTATGGTTCAATCCGTGAAATATTGAAGAAGCACGCCACCCCTTCCATCTTCGTACAGAGTGAAGGCATTAAAAAGAAAGATTTGGTTACATTCGGAGAGGTTACAGAGGTGAAGGATGGTTTTGTCGTGGAAACGGAAGAACCGTTAAAAGTCATGGATGATTTGGCGAGTATTTTCATAGAAAAAAATATAAGTGTTGAACGTTTGGAGATTTCTAAACGAAGCCTAGAAGATATTTTTCTGACACTGACAGGCACTTCGTTAAGAGACTAG
- a CDS encoding ABC transporter permease gives MIWSIAKNELKKQLKDKSFFFWLLGMPILFIVLFAFMFGEVDNVTYTIHYMDEDETEMSEQFLSAVEGSEVFELEKAESKKEAISLIESGEISTFVFLPEGFEEKLFEGQANEVEFHFDGVKQDNVRPVQNLLENIANGFQEQKINRMITQYVDDEVEQDALLEPPVTIDQTRHESEEMNAITQIVPGYTVMFTFFIIISMVTSFLKDKESGMLARLTSTPLNKYQYLIGKWIPFILIVFVQTWALLGFGYFVYDLYLGDLVAITVLTIALTLTTTGLGLAIALFSKSENFGIMITQILALGGAMLGGLWVPMEIMPDFIQTIGLFVPQYWAQQGFQDIMLRGANFLDIGLSVIILLGVGGIGLLIATRVFKPFLRDAKS, from the coding sequence ATGATTTGGAGTATAGCTAAAAATGAATTGAAGAAACAATTAAAGGATAAGAGCTTTTTCTTCTGGTTACTCGGAATGCCGATTCTATTTATTGTTTTATTCGCCTTTATGTTTGGAGAAGTAGATAATGTTACATATACCATCCATTATATGGACGAGGATGAAACTGAGATGTCTGAACAGTTCCTTTCAGCCGTTGAGGGCTCGGAGGTCTTTGAATTAGAGAAAGCTGAGAGCAAAAAGGAAGCTATTTCTTTGATCGAATCTGGTGAAATAAGTACTTTCGTTTTCCTTCCTGAGGGATTTGAGGAAAAATTATTTGAAGGTCAAGCGAATGAAGTTGAATTCCATTTTGATGGAGTTAAGCAAGATAACGTACGTCCCGTTCAAAATTTATTAGAAAATATAGCAAACGGGTTTCAAGAACAAAAGATTAACCGCATGATTACACAGTATGTGGATGATGAAGTTGAGCAAGATGCACTATTGGAGCCCCCAGTAACAATTGATCAAACGCGTCATGAGTCGGAAGAAATGAATGCCATTACTCAAATTGTACCGGGCTATACAGTTATGTTCACATTTTTCATCATCATTTCCATGGTTACTTCTTTTCTTAAAGATAAAGAAAGCGGTATGCTTGCAAGACTTACGAGCACACCATTGAATAAGTACCAATATTTAATTGGTAAATGGATCCCTTTTATACTGATCGTTTTTGTACAAACGTGGGCACTGCTGGGATTCGGCTATTTTGTGTACGACTTATACTTAGGAGATCTTGTAGCAATCACTGTCTTAACTATAGCGTTGACGTTAACGACAACTGGCTTAGGCTTAGCGATAGCTCTATTTTCTAAAAGTGAGAATTTCGGCATCATGATCACACAAATTCTTGCATTAGGTGGGGCGATGTTAGGAGGCTTATGGGTTCCTATGGAGATCATGCCTGATTTCATTCAAACCATTGGTCTATTCGTACCACAATATTGGGCGCAACAAGGCTTTCAAGACATCATGCTCCGAGGTGCTAACTTTTTAGACATCGGCCTTTCGGTAATTATCTTGCTAGGGGTAGGAGGCATAGGGTTGTTGATTGCCACTCGAGTTTTCAAGCCGTTTTTGAGAGATGCTAAGAGCTAA
- a CDS encoding transporter substrate-binding domain-containing protein: MKKLLLLLTTLLTIGFLVACGTSDDSSGDGNGDGEGEGETYTVATDANFQPFEYKNPDTGEMEGFDIELIRAIADEVGFNVEFETMEFDGLIAGMESGRYPMAVAGISITEDRKESIDFSDPYYDSGLVLMVPEENTDIKSIDDVAGKMIGTKQGSTSQQYLVNNTDAEVEAFPNILNAYNDVQAGRLDGALYDLPNVQYFIKENAEGELKTVGEVFEGQPYGIAFEKGSDLVEPVNEALATLKEDGTYDEIYEKWFGTAPPE, translated from the coding sequence GTGAAAAAATTACTATTATTACTTACTACATTACTTACTATTGGATTTTTAGTTGCTTGTGGAACAAGCGACGACAGTAGTGGTGACGGTAACGGTGATGGAGAAGGCGAAGGCGAAACTTACACCGTTGCTACTGATGCAAACTTCCAACCATTCGAATACAAAAATCCAGATACGGGTGAGATGGAAGGGTTCGACATTGAATTAATTAGAGCAATTGCTGACGAAGTCGGTTTCAATGTTGAATTTGAAACGATGGAATTTGACGGATTGATTGCGGGTATGGAGTCAGGACGCTATCCGATGGCAGTAGCCGGAATATCAATCACAGAGGACCGTAAAGAGTCCATTGATTTCTCGGATCCATACTATGATTCTGGTCTCGTTTTAATGGTGCCAGAAGAAAATACGGATATTAAATCAATTGATGATGTAGCAGGGAAAATGATTGGTACAAAACAAGGTTCTACAAGTCAACAATATTTAGTCAACAACACTGACGCAGAGGTTGAGGCTTTCCCTAACATATTGAACGCTTACAATGACGTTCAAGCAGGGCGTTTAGATGGTGCATTATATGACCTACCTAACGTTCAGTACTTCATTAAAGAAAATGCTGAAGGTGAACTAAAAACAGTCGGTGAAGTTTTCGAAGGTCAGCCATATGGTATTGCTTTTGAAAAAGGTTCTGATCTAGTTGAACCTGTTAACGAAGCGCTTGCAACTTTGAAAGAAGACGGAACATACGATGAAATTTATGAAAAATGGTTTGGTACTGCGCCTCCAGAATAA
- a CDS encoding SDR family oxidoreductase — translation MDPRDMQKGSTPRQHQDKQPGIESKMNPLPHQPKEYKGTDKLKDKVALITGGDSGIGRAVSLLYAKEGAHVAISYWDEHEDAEETKKMVEAEGVKCLLLPGDIKDPSHCEDLISKTVETFGKLNILVNNAAIQYIRENIEDITNEEFEETFQTNFFSQFYLTKAAVPHMSSGDSIINTSSINAYQGNAILMDYSATKGAVTAFTRSIAQSLADRGIRANTVAPGPVWTPLIPSSFGEDGVEKFGQNNLMGRPGQPSEHAWPFVMLASDESSYMTGQAIHINGGSYTSS, via the coding sequence ATGGATCCAAGAGATATGCAAAAGGGCAGCACGCCTCGCCAACATCAGGATAAACAACCAGGCATTGAATCAAAAATGAACCCTCTCCCTCATCAACCTAAAGAGTATAAAGGAACCGACAAACTGAAAGATAAAGTCGCTTTAATTACAGGTGGCGACAGCGGAATTGGCCGTGCGGTGTCCCTTCTATATGCTAAAGAGGGAGCACATGTGGCCATCTCGTACTGGGATGAACACGAAGACGCTGAAGAAACGAAGAAAATGGTCGAAGCAGAAGGGGTCAAGTGCCTCCTGTTACCGGGGGATATTAAAGATCCTTCACACTGCGAAGACCTCATTTCTAAAACAGTTGAAACCTTTGGAAAGCTCAATATTCTAGTTAACAATGCTGCCATTCAATACATTCGTGAAAATATTGAAGACATTACGAACGAAGAGTTTGAAGAAACGTTCCAGACGAACTTTTTCTCCCAGTTCTATTTGACGAAGGCAGCCGTTCCACACATGTCATCAGGCGATTCCATCATCAATACATCGTCGATCAACGCTTACCAAGGGAACGCGATACTAATGGATTACTCAGCAACTAAAGGAGCTGTTACAGCCTTTACACGAAGCATCGCACAAAGTTTAGCTGATCGCGGAATCCGAGCGAATACGGTTGCACCTGGACCCGTTTGGACCCCATTAATTCCTTCTTCTTTCGGTGAAGATGGTGTTGAAAAATTTGGGCAAAACAATTTAATGGGTCGCCCAGGTCAACCATCAGAACACGCTTGGCCATTCGTCATGCTTGCATCAGATGAATCATCTTATATGACAGGACAAGCGATTCACATTAATGGAGGCTCATATACCTCTTCTTAA
- a CDS encoding ectoine synthase: protein MKVVSLEDVKNSENNVEGGNWISRRLILKKDNMGYSVHDTIIKAGTETHIWYQNHLESVYCIEGEGEVVTLKDNKVWPIEKDTLYALDENDEHLLRAKTDMRMVCVFNPAVAGTEVHDENGVYPVAED, encoded by the coding sequence ATGAAAGTAGTATCATTAGAAGACGTAAAAAACTCAGAAAACAACGTAGAAGGTGGAAATTGGATCAGCAGAAGACTGATCTTGAAGAAAGATAACATGGGCTACTCTGTTCATGACACAATTATCAAGGCAGGTACTGAAACTCATATCTGGTACCAAAACCACTTAGAATCTGTATATTGCATCGAAGGCGAAGGAGAAGTCGTAACGTTAAAAGATAACAAAGTATGGCCTATAGAAAAGGATACTCTGTATGCTTTAGACGAAAACGATGAGCACTTACTTCGTGCAAAAACTGATATGCGTATGGTCTGTGTATTCAATCCAGCAGTCGCTGGCACTGAAGTACACGATGAGAACGGAGTTTATCCAGTAGCAGAAGATTAA
- the ectA gene encoding diaminobutyrate acetyltransferase yields the protein MKGAVNIKSPLATKTVEPLENVTIEKPTVEDGSAMWELVNNSSLDQNSAYKYLMMCEYFAETCVVAKEDDKVVGFVTAFIPPERQDVVFVWQIGVDSSQRGKGVASKLLDELVNRKACRDVRFLEATVTPSNQASQSLFKRFARDNDTECKISECFSEDLFPSDEHEEELTFRIGPLEK from the coding sequence ATGAAGGGAGCAGTTAACATCAAAAGTCCATTGGCTACTAAAACTGTAGAACCTTTAGAAAACGTTACAATTGAAAAACCAACTGTTGAAGATGGTTCAGCTATGTGGGAATTAGTGAATAATTCTTCACTAGATCAAAATTCGGCTTATAAATACTTGATGATGTGCGAATATTTCGCAGAAACTTGTGTTGTTGCAAAAGAAGATGATAAAGTGGTTGGTTTCGTTACCGCTTTTATCCCCCCTGAAAGGCAAGATGTTGTTTTTGTCTGGCAGATTGGTGTCGATTCCTCACAACGAGGAAAAGGAGTTGCATCCAAACTTCTAGATGAATTGGTTAACAGAAAGGCTTGCCGAGATGTTCGCTTTTTAGAAGCGACCGTTACTCCTTCCAATCAAGCTTCCCAATCTTTATTTAAAAGATTTGCACGTGATAATGACACCGAGTGTAAAATATCAGAGTGCTTTTCTGAGGATTTATTCCCTAGTGATGAACATGAAGAAGAGTTGACGTTCAGAATAGGGCCTTTAGAAAAATAG
- a CDS encoding ABC transporter permease, translated as MEGIFAIWQRDITKFFRDRARLFGSFTMPILFLLIFGGGMSGTMETMMTGNMGEAEGFNYVEFVFPGIVAMTLLMTSVFSAMSVIEDKDFGYMKEILVSPISRVSIAVGKMLGSATVATIQGVILFALIPFLGLSYDFMAIIQVIPFMFLLACALSGLGLLFASLIRSTQGFQLTVQILVMPMIFLSGALFPVNNMPAWMDVIVKINPVTYGVDVMKKIMIDVDNLSSVVTETMGLNISVFGRQVTIFEEILFIVAFSVVLVLLATVSFKRANA; from the coding sequence ATGGAAGGTATTTTCGCCATTTGGCAAAGAGATATAACGAAATTTTTTCGCGACAGGGCTAGACTCTTTGGATCTTTTACGATGCCGATACTATTTTTACTAATATTCGGTGGAGGAATGAGTGGCACGATGGAAACGATGATGACAGGCAACATGGGAGAAGCTGAAGGTTTCAACTATGTTGAGTTCGTATTTCCAGGAATCGTTGCGATGACACTGTTGATGACTTCCGTATTTTCTGCGATGTCCGTGATTGAAGATAAGGACTTCGGGTATATGAAGGAAATTCTAGTATCCCCGATTTCACGTGTAAGTATTGCGGTAGGTAAAATGCTTGGTTCAGCGACGGTTGCTACGATTCAAGGAGTCATCTTATTTGCTCTGATTCCGTTCCTTGGATTGTCTTATGATTTCATGGCGATCATTCAGGTGATTCCGTTCATGTTTTTGTTAGCATGTGCTTTATCTGGATTAGGGCTGTTATTTGCGAGCCTTATAAGATCTACTCAAGGATTTCAGCTGACAGTGCAAATACTGGTCATGCCGATGATTTTCTTATCCGGAGCTTTGTTCCCGGTGAATAACATGCCCGCTTGGATGGACGTCATCGTTAAAATTAACCCCGTTACATACGGAGTGGACGTCATGAAGAAAATTATGATCGATGTTGATAACCTTTCATCCGTTGTTACGGAAACGATGGGCTTGAACATTTCAGTTTTCGGCAGACAAGTGACGATATTTGAAGAAATCTTATTTATTGTAGCTTTTTCAGTCGTGCTTGTACTGCTTGCGACGGTCAGTTTCAAGAGGGCTAATGCATAG
- the ectB gene encoding diaminobutyrate--2-oxoglutarate transaminase — MSKTDLNIFETMESEVRSYCRNFPTVFTQAKGHNMWDEDGKEYIDFFSGAGALNYGHNDEKMKAKLIEYIQNDGITHSLDKATTAKGDFINEFNDVILKPRGLDYKIMFPGPTGTNTVESALKLARKVTGRTDVISFTNGFHGMTIGSLSVTGNSSKRKGAGVPLQHAVTMPYDSFVGEDLTTLEYLEAYLENSGSGVAIPAAMIVETVQGEGGINVASSEWMKKLDDICKRWGILLIIDDVQAGIGRTGSFFSFEEAGIQPDIVCLSKSLSGYGLPFAITLFRPELDIWSPGEHNGTFRGNNHAFVTATAALDYWKDEAFEEGIKERSEMTHEYLEYLVQEYPELKGKVKGRGLMVGISCEEPELASKVAEEAFNRGLIMETAGPNDEVFKLFPAINIEKEALKQGLEIIEESIKATVKAPVAN, encoded by the coding sequence TTGAGTAAAACAGATTTGAATATTTTCGAAACGATGGAATCAGAGGTACGTAGTTATTGCCGTAACTTCCCGACTGTATTTACACAAGCAAAAGGACATAATATGTGGGACGAGGATGGGAAAGAGTATATCGACTTTTTCTCCGGAGCAGGAGCTCTGAACTATGGACATAATGATGAGAAGATGAAAGCAAAGTTAATCGAATACATTCAGAACGATGGTATTACTCATTCATTAGACAAGGCTACAACAGCCAAAGGAGACTTCATTAACGAATTCAATGATGTGATCTTAAAACCAAGAGGGTTGGACTATAAAATCATGTTCCCTGGACCAACTGGAACAAATACAGTAGAGAGTGCACTTAAGTTAGCACGAAAAGTCACTGGAAGAACGGACGTTATCAGTTTCACAAATGGTTTTCATGGCATGACGATTGGTTCACTATCAGTTACAGGTAACTCTTCTAAAAGAAAAGGTGCAGGAGTTCCTTTACAGCACGCTGTCACTATGCCATATGACAGCTTCGTCGGAGAAGATTTGACTACACTCGAATACCTAGAAGCATATTTAGAAAATAGCGGAAGTGGTGTAGCTATTCCTGCAGCTATGATCGTAGAAACCGTTCAAGGTGAGGGTGGTATTAATGTTGCTAGCTCTGAATGGATGAAAAAATTAGATGATATCTGTAAGCGTTGGGGCATCCTACTTATTATTGATGATGTCCAAGCGGGAATCGGACGCACAGGATCGTTCTTCAGCTTTGAAGAAGCAGGAATTCAGCCGGATATTGTTTGTCTATCTAAATCATTAAGCGGGTATGGGCTCCCATTTGCAATCACGCTATTCCGTCCGGAGCTAGATATCTGGTCTCCAGGTGAACATAACGGAACTTTCCGCGGTAACAACCATGCGTTCGTAACTGCGACTGCCGCTTTAGATTATTGGAAAGATGAAGCATTTGAAGAAGGCATCAAGGAAAGATCTGAAATGACTCATGAGTACCTTGAATACCTCGTTCAAGAATATCCTGAGCTTAAAGGCAAAGTTAAAGGCCGTGGCTTAATGGTGGGAATCTCGTGTGAAGAACCTGAATTAGCTTCTAAAGTTGCTGAAGAAGCATTCAATCGTGGCCTGATCATGGAAACAGCTGGTCCTAACGATGAAGTGTTCAAATTATTCCCTGCCATTAATATTGAAAAAGAAGCATTAAAGCAAGGATTAGAAATCATCGAAGAAAGCATTAAAGCAACGGTCAAAGCACCAGTAGCAAATTAA
- a CDS encoding ATP-binding cassette domain-containing protein, which yields MGSIIKVNDLTKTYKKVDAVKGINFEVEKGEIFGFLGPNGAGKSTTINMICTMLPPTSGSIVINGYDVKKHKDEVRGSIGIIFQENTLDEKLTANENLMLHCRFYKVPKEKREERIQEVLEIVDLVDERKQRVETYSGGMKRRLEIARGLLHYPKVLFLDEPTVGLDPQTRAHLWEYILKLKEKEGITMFLTTHYLDEAEISDRVAIMDKGEIIAIDSPTALKDQLGGDIIELSTEDNEKALEEIREKVEGAEVTVKEDTIHLKVSSSDAFISTFIKTLNIPVTRLNIRKPTLNDVFLAFTGRKIGESSDK from the coding sequence ATGGGATCAATTATTAAAGTGAATGATTTAACAAAGACATATAAAAAAGTGGATGCTGTTAAAGGTATAAATTTTGAAGTAGAAAAAGGAGAAATTTTTGGTTTTCTTGGACCGAATGGAGCTGGGAAAAGTACTACCATAAATATGATTTGTACGATGCTGCCTCCAACTTCAGGAAGTATCGTCATCAATGGTTATGATGTAAAGAAACATAAGGATGAGGTACGAGGAAGTATCGGGATCATCTTTCAAGAAAACACCTTAGATGAAAAGTTGACAGCCAATGAAAATCTAATGCTGCACTGTCGTTTTTATAAAGTCCCTAAAGAGAAACGGGAAGAACGTATTCAAGAAGTTTTGGAAATTGTGGATTTAGTGGACGAGCGCAAACAAAGAGTAGAAACTTACTCCGGTGGAATGAAGCGTAGATTAGAGATCGCACGTGGATTGCTGCATTACCCGAAAGTATTGTTTTTGGATGAGCCGACTGTGGGGTTAGACCCTCAAACACGTGCTCATCTATGGGAATATATTTTGAAGTTAAAGGAAAAAGAAGGAATTACGATGTTCTTGACTACTCATTACTTAGATGAAGCTGAAATCAGCGATCGTGTCGCTATTATGGATAAAGGAGAAATTATCGCTATTGATTCTCCGACAGCTTTAAAAGATCAACTCGGCGGGGATATCATAGAGCTATCTACAGAGGATAATGAGAAGGCCCTTGAAGAAATCCGTGAAAAGGTAGAAGGGGCGGAAGTGACAGTAAAAGAGGATACGATTCATTTGAAGGTCTCCAGTAGTGACGCGTTCATTTCTACATTCATCAAGACATTGAATATCCCAGTCACTCGGTTGAATATCAGAAAACCGACTTTGAATGATGTATTTCTAGCATTTACAGGTAGAAAAATCGGTGAGAGCAGTGACAAATAA
- a CDS encoding argininosuccinate synthase: MAKEKVVLAYSGGLDTSVSIKWIQEKYGYDVIAVGLDIGEQKNFEEVKDKAIEVGAIKAIMVDAKEILANEYILPALQSNCLYEGKYPLSSALSRPLISKLLVEVAENEGAVAVAHGCTGKGNDQVRFEVSIKALNPDLEVIAPVRDWGMTRDEELEYAMEKGISVPATVEDPYSIDANIWGRACEAGVLEDPWTEAPEGAFDWTNPVEATPDQAEYVEISFKNGKPVALDGEEMGLVQLIEKLNDIGGKHGVGRIDHIENRLVGIKSREVYETPAALILIQAHKELEFLTLPREITQFKTTVDQQMTQLIYDGLWYSPLKPAIEAFVQQTQSVVSGKIKVKLHKGNINVVARYSDNSLYNEELATYSKGDAFDHNAAVGFIKLWGLTTKVYTEVNENKNGHVLKDEYIALQEEK, translated from the coding sequence ATGGCAAAAGAGAAAGTCGTTTTAGCATATTCAGGTGGGTTAGACACCTCTGTTTCAATTAAATGGATTCAAGAGAAGTATGGTTATGATGTAATTGCGGTAGGTTTGGATATTGGAGAGCAAAAGAATTTTGAAGAAGTAAAAGATAAAGCGATAGAGGTGGGAGCGATCAAGGCAATTATGGTCGATGCTAAAGAAATTCTAGCAAACGAATACATATTGCCTGCGCTGCAATCTAATTGCTTATATGAAGGGAAGTATCCACTTTCATCTGCACTATCTCGTCCGCTGATTTCGAAGTTACTAGTAGAAGTTGCGGAAAATGAGGGAGCTGTAGCAGTAGCTCATGGTTGTACTGGGAAGGGGAATGATCAAGTCCGTTTCGAGGTTTCGATCAAAGCGCTGAACCCGGACCTTGAAGTCATTGCACCTGTCCGTGATTGGGGAATGACGAGAGATGAGGAGCTTGAGTATGCTATGGAGAAAGGTATTTCTGTGCCTGCTACTGTGGAGGACCCTTACTCAATTGATGCGAATATTTGGGGAAGAGCATGCGAGGCTGGGGTGCTAGAGGACCCTTGGACGGAAGCGCCAGAAGGAGCATTTGATTGGACGAACCCGGTTGAAGCGACTCCTGATCAAGCGGAATATGTAGAGATTTCATTTAAAAATGGAAAGCCTGTCGCATTAGATGGAGAAGAAATGGGATTGGTCCAGTTGATTGAGAAATTAAATGATATCGGTGGAAAACACGGAGTCGGCCGTATTGATCATATTGAAAATCGTCTTGTCGGTATCAAATCGCGTGAAGTTTATGAAACTCCAGCTGCGCTAATATTAATTCAAGCACATAAAGAACTTGAATTTCTCACACTGCCTCGCGAAATCACTCAATTCAAGACGACCGTTGATCAGCAAATGACACAATTGATTTATGATGGTCTATGGTATTCTCCTTTGAAGCCAGCGATCGAAGCATTTGTGCAGCAGACGCAAAGCGTGGTATCTGGGAAAATCAAGGTTAAGCTTCACAAAGGAAATATAAATGTGGTAGCAAGATACTCTGATAATAGTCTTTATAATGAAGAACTTGCAACCTACTCAAAAGGGGACGCGTTTGACCATAATGCTGCAGTCGGTTTTATCAAATTATGGGGATTGACGACGAAAGTTTATACAGAAGTGAATGAAAATAAGAATGGCCATGTATTAAAAGATGAATATATCGCACTTCAGGAAGAGAAGTAG
- the argH gene encoding argininosuccinate lyase, whose product MSKLWGGRFTKDTNKLVEELTASIAFDQKIANEDIQGSLAHVQMLGERKIISEEEAKEISEGLLKVKEKLEKEELTYDVANEDIHMNIEKFLIDEIGPVGGKLHTGRSRNDQVATDMHLYLKNHTYQIIDLVEAVQSAIVSQAENNIDTLIPGYTHLQRAQPISFAHHLMAYFWMLERDKSRLIDSLDRLNWLPLGAGALAGTTFPIDRERVAELLGFDEVYPNSMDAVSDRDFILEFLSASSIMMTHISRLSEEMVIWSSQEFQFIELDDSFSTGSSIMPQKKNPDVPELLRAKTGRVYGSLTGLLTVLKGLPLAYNKDMQEDKEGMFDTVETVEGSLQLLAPMIETMEVKSENMYQAVSQDYSNATDIADYLVTKGLPFREAHEVIGKIVLYAIESGRYLLDLTLDEYKKFHELFEEDIYDVLAPENVVAARNSTGGTSQQQVKLQIEKAKKMLSKA is encoded by the coding sequence TTGTCAAAACTTTGGGGTGGAAGGTTCACAAAGGACACTAATAAACTTGTTGAGGAGCTCACTGCTTCGATTGCCTTCGATCAAAAAATAGCGAATGAAGATATCCAGGGAAGTTTAGCACACGTCCAAATGCTTGGAGAGCGTAAAATTATCTCTGAAGAAGAGGCGAAAGAAATTTCTGAAGGATTGCTTAAGGTAAAAGAGAAGCTCGAAAAAGAAGAACTGACGTATGATGTTGCTAATGAAGACATTCATATGAATATAGAGAAGTTTCTGATTGATGAAATTGGTCCTGTTGGAGGAAAGCTTCATACTGGAAGAAGTCGGAACGACCAAGTAGCGACTGACATGCATCTTTATTTAAAAAATCATACTTATCAAATCATTGATCTAGTTGAAGCGGTCCAGTCAGCCATTGTTTCTCAAGCGGAAAATAATATTGATACGCTGATTCCTGGATATACGCACTTACAACGTGCACAACCAATATCATTTGCCCATCATCTCATGGCGTACTTTTGGATGTTGGAACGCGATAAATCACGCTTGATTGATAGTCTAGACCGCTTGAACTGGTTACCACTAGGGGCCGGTGCACTTGCGGGGACGACCTTTCCAATTGATCGTGAACGAGTGGCTGAATTGTTAGGGTTCGATGAAGTTTATCCTAACAGTATGGATGCCGTCAGTGATCGCGATTTTATACTGGAATTTTTATCAGCATCTTCGATCATGATGACGCATATCTCTAGGTTGTCTGAAGAGATGGTCATTTGGAGTAGCCAGGAATTCCAGTTCATTGAGCTTGATGACTCTTTTTCTACAGGATCAAGTATCATGCCACAGAAAAAGAATCCAGACGTACCGGAATTGTTACGCGCAAAGACGGGCAGAGTTTACGGCAGCTTGACGGGTCTTTTGACGGTCTTGAAGGGATTGCCGCTAGCTTACAACAAAGACATGCAAGAGGATAAAGAGGGCATGTTCGATACGGTGGAGACAGTCGAAGGTTCGTTGCAGTTACTTGCTCCGATGATCGAGACGATGGAAGTTAAATCGGAAAATATGTATCAGGCAGTAAGTCAGGATTACTCTAATGCAACAGATATCGCTGATTATTTAGTGACCAAAGGGCTTCCATTCCGTGAAGCTCATGAAGTCATTGGAAAAATCGTTCTTTATGCCATCGAAAGCGGGAGATATTTACTGGACCTGACTCTTGATGAATACAAGAAGTTCCATGAATTATTTGAAGAAGATATTTATGACGTATTGGCCCCTGAGAATGTGGTAGCAGCCAGAAATAGTACAGGCGGAACGTCACAGCAACAAGTGAAACTACAAATAGAGAAAGCAAAAAAGATGCTAAGCAAGGCTTAG
- a CDS encoding H-type small acid-soluble spore protein, whose product MNLMRAKDIKEDPNMRNVIYKDEYVYIEDIDDENQKATIHYVKRSETNFEVDVQELKEEE is encoded by the coding sequence ATGAACCTTATGAGAGCGAAAGATATCAAAGAAGATCCAAATATGAGAAACGTAATTTATAAAGACGAGTATGTTTATATTGAAGATATTGATGATGAAAACCAGAAAGCTACCATACACTACGTTAAACGTTCGGAAACAAATTTCGAAGTGGACGTACAAGAATTAAAAGAAGAAGAATAA